One genomic region from Prunus persica cultivar Lovell chromosome G3, Prunus_persica_NCBIv2, whole genome shotgun sequence encodes:
- the LOC18780513 gene encoding ubiquitin-conjugating enzyme E2 36, translating to MANSNLPRRIIKETQRLLSEPAPGISASPSEENMRYFNVMILGPAQSPYEGGVFKLELFLPEEYPMAPPKVRFLTKIYHPNIDKLGRICLDILKDKWSPALQIRTVLLSVQALLSAPNPDDPLSENIAKHWKTNEAEAVETAKEWTRLYASGE from the exons ATGGCGAACAGTAATCTCCCTCGAAGAATTATCAAG GAGACGCAGAGGCTTCTCAGTGAAccgg CTCCGGGCATTAGTGCTTCTCCTTCAGAAGAAAACATGCGATATTTTAACGTAATGATTCTTGGTCCAGCTCAATCTCCTTATGAAG GTGGGGTTTTCAAGTTGGAATTGTTTTTGCCCGAAGAATATCCAATGGCACCTCCCAAG GTTCGTTTCCTCACCAAAATATATCATCCCAACATTGATAAG CTTGGGAGGATATGCCTTGATATCCTGAAGGACAAATGGAGTCCAGCCCTCCAAATCCGAACAGTATTGCTGAG TGTCCAAGCACTTCTGAGTGCTCCAAACCCGGATGATCCACTTTCCGAGAACATTGCAAAGCACTGGAAGACAAATGAAGCAGAAGCTGTTGAAACAG CAAAGGAGTGGACCCGTTTGTATGCAAGTGGTGAATAA
- the LOC18781137 gene encoding uncharacterized protein LOC18781137 yields MALDSNPKRFSGTHLESPLLQELLYIRGTNRTLPLLYLAKLSKTRVLIEQGSRWRIGNGHSVRIWGDQWLPNSESFQVSSPQAEGFEEAKVNYVINPVTMQWREDLLHAWFSPEEVNCIRNIPLSFRHPPDTLIWHFERGGQYTVRSSHEVACRVLLQQDRDDTNTNEGPIVAFEHVWKKIWKARVPPKVRIFIWHALLNILPTKDNLIHHVISELGGYVFCGADETVAHVLLRCPMTITSWSLFPVWAHFNTDAIEEFKMWFQGFATDHPLHVLEKVMVCLWMLWYERNQMAWAGRQRSATEIVSGAMHYLQEFQEVHPRPKTHTSRAIAKWVRPPPGAIKINVNGVFHGESSFGGVGLVVRNSTGAILACKLVVLNGISNPMHAKLVALREGLIYAAKWSNLECHIEEDSQGALHSIQLG; encoded by the coding sequence ATGGCGCTTGATTCAAACCCCAAACGCTTTAGTGGCACGCATCTTGAAAGCCCGTTACTTCAAGAATTGCTCTATATTAGAGGCACAAATCGGACACTCCCCCTCCTATATTTGGCAAAGCTTAGCAAAACACGTGTCCTTATTGAACAGGGATCTCGGTGGCGAATCGGGAATGGCCACAGTGTGCGTATATGGGGAGACCAATGGCTCCCTAATTCTGAATCTTTCCAAGTTTCCTCACCACAAGCAGAGGGGTTTGAGGAGGCAAAAGTGAACTATGTTATTAATCCAGTCACTATGCAGTGGAGGGAGGACCTTTTGCATGCTTGGTTCTCGCCCGAGGAAGTGAATTGCATTCGAAACATCCCTTTAAGCTTCAGACACCCACCAGACACCTTGATTTGGCACTTTGAGAGAGGTGGTCAGTACACAGTGCGGAGCAGCCATGAAGTTGCTTGTCGGGTTTTGCTCCAGCAAGACAGGGACGACACCAACACGAATGAAGGACCCATTGTAGCTTTTGAACATGTCTGGAAGAAGATTTGGAAAGCCCGGGTACCACCAAAGGTTCGTATATTCATCTGGCACGCTCTCTTGAATATTTTACCCACCAAGGATAATTTGATTCATCACGTTATCTCTGAATTGGGAGGCTATGTTTTTTGTGGGGCTGATGAAACTGTGGCCCATGTGCTTCTCCGATGCCCCATGACTATTACTTCTTGGTCTTTGTTTCCGGTCTGGGCACACTTTAATACTGATGCCATAGAGGAGTTCAAGATGTGGTTCCAAGGGTTTGCTACAGACCACCCACTTCATGTGCTGGAGAAAGTCATGGTGTGCTTGTGGATGCTATGGTATGAGCGTAATCAAATGGCCTGGGCAGGACGTCAACGGAGTGCAACAGAAATTGTTAGTGGAGCAATGCATTATTTGCAAGAGTTTCAGGAAGTACACCCCCGTCCCAAGACCCATACCTCACGTGCCATAGCAAAATGGGTGCGGCCACCGCCTGGAGctattaaaataaatgtgaATGGAGTGTTTCATGGTGAATCCAGTTTTGGTGGGGTTGGTTTGGTGGTTCGTAATTCTACAGGTGCCATTCTTGCATGCAAGTTGGTTGTGCTAAATGGGATATCAAATCCCATGCATGCCAAGCTGGTTGCATTAAGAGAAGGCTTAATCTATGCTGCCAAGTGGTCCAATCTGGAGTGTCATATAGAAGAGGATTCTCAAGGCGCTTTACACTCAATACAACTGGGCTAA